A genomic window from Pseudogulbenkiania sp. MAI-1 includes:
- a CDS encoding sigma-54 dependent transcriptional regulator, which produces MTEEELLSVLIVEDDPTVRLGCEQALQLEDIPVIGVDSAEAALKRIGPDFAGIVISDIRLPGMDGMELMRRLKEQDRALPVVLITGHGDVTLAVQAMKDGAYDFVEKPFSPERLVDVARRALEQRRLTLEVAALQRQLHGRTALEQRLIGRSPAIQQLRQLIMNVADTSANVLIHGETGTGKELVASCLHEYSRRNAHNFVALNCGGLPENLFESEIFGHEANAFTGAGKRRIGKIEHANKGTLFLDEVETMPINLQIKLLRVLQEHKLERLGSNQLVDVDCRLIAATKEDLEQLGQQGRFRSDLYYRLNVVTLELPPLRERREDIPLLFESFLQQAALRYGREAPEADRQTLSRLMAHDWPGNVRELRNVAERFALGLPVFKGAAAGDTPPPSLAEAVEAFEKAMIAEVMRRHDGNLSQTSIALNMPKTTLYDKVKKYGL; this is translated from the coding sequence GTCGAGGACGATCCCACCGTGCGCCTGGGCTGCGAGCAGGCGCTGCAGCTGGAAGACATCCCGGTCATCGGCGTGGACAGCGCCGAGGCGGCGCTCAAGCGCATCGGGCCGGATTTCGCCGGTATCGTCATCAGCGACATCCGCCTGCCCGGCATGGACGGCATGGAACTGATGCGCCGCCTCAAGGAGCAGGATCGTGCGCTGCCGGTGGTGCTGATCACCGGCCACGGCGACGTGACGCTGGCGGTGCAGGCGATGAAGGACGGCGCCTACGACTTCGTCGAGAAGCCGTTCTCGCCGGAGCGCTTGGTGGACGTGGCGCGGCGCGCGCTGGAGCAGCGCCGGCTGACGCTGGAAGTGGCGGCGTTGCAGCGCCAGTTGCACGGACGTACCGCGTTGGAGCAGCGCCTGATCGGCCGCTCGCCGGCCATCCAGCAGCTGCGCCAGCTGATCATGAACGTGGCCGACACGTCGGCCAACGTGCTGATCCACGGCGAGACCGGCACCGGCAAGGAGCTGGTGGCGAGCTGCCTGCACGAGTACAGCCGACGCAACGCGCACAACTTCGTCGCGCTCAACTGCGGCGGCCTGCCGGAGAACCTGTTCGAGAGCGAGATCTTCGGCCATGAGGCCAACGCCTTCACCGGCGCCGGCAAGCGCCGCATCGGCAAGATCGAGCACGCCAACAAGGGCACGCTGTTCCTCGACGAAGTGGAAACCATGCCGATCAACCTGCAGATCAAGCTCTTGCGGGTGCTGCAGGAACACAAGCTGGAGCGACTGGGCTCGAACCAGCTGGTCGACGTCGATTGCCGGCTGATCGCCGCCACCAAGGAAGACCTCGAGCAGTTGGGGCAGCAGGGGCGTTTCCGCTCCGACCTCTACTACCGTCTCAACGTGGTGACGCTGGAGCTGCCGCCCTTGCGCGAGCGGCGCGAGGACATCCCGCTGCTGTTCGAATCGTTCCTGCAGCAGGCGGCGCTGCGCTACGGCCGCGAGGCGCCCGAGGCCGACCGTCAGACGCTGTCGCGGCTGATGGCGCACGACTGGCCAGGCAACGTGCGCGAGCTGCGCAACGTCGCCGAACGCTTCGCGCTGGGGCTGCCAGTGTTCAAGGGCGCCGCCGCCGGCGACACCCCGCCGCCGAGCCTGGCCGAGGCGGTGGAGGCGTTCGAGAAGGCGATGATTGCCGAGGTGATGCGCCGCCATGACGGCAACCTGAGCCAGACCAGTATCGCGCTCAACATGCCGAAGACCACGCTGTACGACAAGGTGAAGAAATACGGGCTGTGA
- the mmuM gene encoding homocysteine S-methyltransferase — MTTPSHDPVAAILADYPVLILDGALATELQQRGCDLNDPLWSARMLIEQPELIRQVHEDYFAAGADVATTASYQATFEGFARRGYDTEAAAGLMRRAITLAVEARDAFWSDPAHRPGRPRPLVAASVGPYGAMLADGSEYRGDYGLSEQQLMDFHRPRLKVLLEAGADLLACETIPCQVEARALARLLAEEFPTARAWISFSCKDSEHTCQGEKLADAVAELNEVEQVVAVGVNCTAPEYIPSLVLAAQAVSRKPLLVYPNSGEHYDPEHKCWHGHADANRFAEAARGWHQAGARLIGGCCRTTPQDIRAVAEWARPSAAQ; from the coding sequence ATGACTACCCCCAGCCACGACCCCGTCGCCGCCATCCTGGCCGACTACCCGGTGCTGATCCTGGACGGCGCTCTGGCCACCGAACTGCAGCAGCGCGGCTGCGACCTCAACGACCCCTTGTGGTCGGCGCGCATGCTGATCGAGCAACCCGAACTGATCCGCCAGGTGCACGAGGATTACTTCGCCGCGGGGGCCGACGTCGCCACCACCGCCAGCTACCAGGCCACCTTCGAGGGTTTCGCCCGGCGCGGCTACGACACCGAAGCGGCGGCCGGCCTGATGCGCCGTGCGATCACGCTGGCGGTTGAGGCACGCGACGCCTTCTGGAGCGATCCGGCTCACCGCCCAGGGCGTCCACGCCCGCTGGTGGCGGCCTCGGTCGGGCCGTACGGTGCGATGCTGGCCGATGGTTCGGAGTATCGCGGCGACTACGGCCTCAGCGAGCAGCAGCTGATGGATTTCCATCGCCCGCGCCTCAAGGTGCTGCTGGAAGCCGGTGCCGACCTGCTGGCCTGCGAGACCATCCCGTGCCAAGTCGAGGCACGTGCGCTGGCGCGGCTGCTGGCCGAGGAGTTCCCGACGGCGCGCGCCTGGATCAGCTTCAGCTGCAAGGACAGCGAGCATACCTGCCAGGGCGAGAAGCTGGCCGACGCGGTGGCGGAACTCAATGAGGTGGAGCAGGTGGTGGCGGTGGGGGTGAACTGCACCGCACCCGAGTACATCCCGTCGCTGGTGTTGGCGGCGCAGGCCGTCAGCCGCAAGCCGCTGCTGGTCTATCCCAATTCCGGCGAGCATTACGACCCCGAGCACAAGTGCTGGCACGGCCACGCCGACGCCAACCGTTTCGCCGAGGCGGCGCGCGGTTGGCACCAGGCCGGAGCCCGGCTGATCGGCGGCTGTTGCCGCACCACGCCGCAGGACATCCGTGCCGTGGCGGAGTGGGCGCGGCCATCTGCTGCGCAATGA
- a CDS encoding winged helix-turn-helix domain-containing protein — translation MERPHYLRIYMGHLRQKLEDDPSQPRHLLTELGVGYRLQT, via the coding sequence GTGGAGCGCCCGCACTACCTGCGCATCTACATGGGCCACCTTCGCCAGAAGCTGGAGGACGACCCGTCTCAGCCCAGGCACCTGCTGACCGAACTGGGCGTGGGCTACCGGCTGCAGACCTGA
- a CDS encoding methyl-accepting chemotaxis protein, whose product MKSLRTRMMAFVITVVVVLAALLCGAAYWKMRDSLLESIRNEIHQAVTGKTSFVTEWVQSRQAVVASVLPRFGSGELQPMLDQARDAGGFDDMYVGQPDKTMTQFSKAAPVPPGYDPTGRPWYKAAAASEEAIASPPYIDAATKRPIITFAKARRDGGNLVAVAGGDVTLQRVVDEIVSAKLPGDGYAFLMTQDGLTIAHPAPDSGLKKITEVMPGYDPSAISKDGQIQQISLDGKTYMTTLHPVGKTGWLLGVMVPLAAATSELDHLLLLMVGLLVVGVVIASVVVYGGVARMMSGLSLMRDAMRDVASGHGDLTLRLPVKSQDEVGQIAEAFNQFMAKLREMFLTVRHESQALADDAAQLNRVAEQIAEDSRVQSGELSSTAATIEEITVSINHIADHVGETESLVSESRQNSIDSYQSMAEVAREVESIVHSVESLQQVMNGLSGQSEEIKGIVAVIRDIADQTNLLALNAAIEAARAGEQGRGFAVVADEVRKLAERTAVATVQIAQMIDRVMEQTGQAIAHADTTNARVATGVALSREAAGKVERIKGHAEDISVRMSEITSSTSEQGVATNEMARSAERVNAMAQQTDASLQDALKTIQTLAQRGDELRGLVSQFKL is encoded by the coding sequence ATGAAATCCTTACGTACACGCATGATGGCTTTCGTCATCACGGTGGTGGTGGTGTTGGCCGCCCTGCTGTGTGGCGCCGCCTACTGGAAGATGCGCGACAGCCTGCTGGAATCGATCCGCAACGAGATCCACCAGGCCGTCACCGGCAAGACCAGTTTCGTCACCGAGTGGGTGCAGTCGCGCCAAGCCGTGGTGGCTTCGGTGCTGCCGCGCTTCGGCAGCGGAGAGCTGCAGCCGATGCTCGATCAGGCGCGTGATGCCGGCGGATTCGACGACATGTATGTCGGTCAGCCGGACAAGACCATGACGCAGTTCAGCAAGGCCGCACCGGTGCCGCCGGGCTACGACCCGACCGGCCGCCCGTGGTACAAGGCGGCCGCCGCCTCCGAAGAGGCCATCGCCTCACCGCCTTACATCGACGCTGCCACCAAGCGTCCGATCATCACCTTCGCCAAGGCGCGCCGCGACGGCGGCAACCTGGTGGCGGTGGCGGGCGGCGACGTCACGCTGCAGCGCGTGGTGGACGAAATCGTCTCGGCCAAGCTGCCCGGCGACGGCTACGCCTTCCTGATGACCCAGGATGGCCTGACCATCGCCCACCCGGCGCCGGATTCCGGCCTGAAGAAGATCACCGAGGTGATGCCGGGCTACGACCCGTCGGCCATCAGCAAGGATGGCCAGATCCAGCAGATCAGCCTGGACGGCAAGACCTACATGACCACGCTGCACCCGGTCGGCAAGACCGGCTGGCTGCTCGGCGTGATGGTGCCGCTGGCGGCGGCCACCAGCGAGCTCGATCACTTGCTGCTGCTGATGGTCGGCCTGCTGGTGGTGGGCGTGGTGATCGCCTCGGTGGTGGTGTACGGCGGCGTGGCGCGCATGATGTCCGGCCTGTCGCTGATGCGCGACGCCATGCGTGACGTCGCCAGCGGTCACGGCGACCTGACGCTGCGCCTGCCGGTGAAGTCGCAGGACGAAGTCGGCCAGATCGCCGAGGCGTTCAACCAGTTCATGGCCAAGCTGCGCGAGATGTTCCTGACCGTGCGCCACGAATCGCAGGCGCTGGCCGACGACGCCGCCCAGCTCAACCGTGTGGCCGAGCAGATCGCCGAGGATTCGCGCGTGCAGTCGGGTGAGCTGTCGTCCACCGCTGCCACCATCGAGGAAATCACCGTCAGCATCAACCACATCGCCGACCACGTCGGCGAGACCGAGTCGCTGGTGTCGGAGTCGCGCCAGAACTCGATCGATTCGTACCAGAGCATGGCCGAAGTGGCGCGCGAGGTGGAATCCATCGTGCACTCCGTGGAGTCGCTGCAGCAGGTGATGAACGGCCTGTCCGGCCAGTCGGAAGAGATCAAGGGCATCGTGGCGGTGATCCGCGACATCGCCGACCAGACCAACCTGCTGGCGCTCAACGCCGCGATCGAGGCGGCGCGTGCCGGCGAGCAGGGACGCGGTTTCGCCGTGGTGGCCGACGAAGTGCGCAAGCTGGCCGAACGCACCGCCGTCGCCACCGTGCAGATCGCCCAGATGATCGACCGCGTGATGGAGCAGACCGGCCAGGCCATCGCCCATGCCGACACCACCAACGCCCGCGTCGCCACCGGCGTGGCACTGTCGCGTGAGGCCGCCGGCAAGGTGGAGCGCATCAAAGGGCACGCCGAGGACATCTCGGTGCGCATGAGCGAGATCACCTCGTCCACCTCGGAGCAGGGGGTGGCCACCAACGAGATGGCGCGCAGCGCCGAGCGCGTCAACGCCATGGCGCAGCAGACCGACGCCTCGCTGCAGGATGCGCTGAAGACCATTCAGACGCTGGCGCAGCGCGGCGACGAGCTGCGCGGGCTGGTGTCGCAGTTCAAGTTGTGA
- a CDS encoding uracil-DNA glycosylase family protein produces MTTELDALLAEVRACRHCEPHLPLGPRPVLQASATARILLVGQAPGVRVHETGLPFNDPSGDRLRRWLDMDRDTFYDPGRLAIVPMGFCYPGKQGSGDAPPRPECAALWRRRLLEQLPEIRLTLLIGQYAQAWHLGARRKKTLTDTVKAWREYHPELFVLPHPSPRNIRWFVGNPWFEDEVVPELRAAIAKALGGS; encoded by the coding sequence ATGACGACTGAGCTCGACGCCCTGCTGGCCGAGGTCCGGGCCTGCCGCCACTGCGAACCCCATCTGCCGCTGGGGCCGCGCCCGGTGCTGCAGGCATCGGCGACGGCGCGCATCCTCCTGGTGGGCCAGGCGCCGGGCGTGCGCGTGCACGAGACCGGCCTGCCGTTCAACGATCCTTCCGGCGACCGCCTGCGGCGCTGGCTCGACATGGACCGCGACACCTTCTACGACCCGGGCCGGCTCGCCATCGTACCGATGGGGTTCTGCTATCCCGGCAAGCAGGGCAGCGGCGACGCCCCGCCGCGCCCGGAGTGCGCCGCGCTGTGGCGCCGGCGCCTGCTCGAGCAGTTGCCCGAGATTCGCCTCACCCTGCTGATCGGCCAGTACGCGCAGGCCTGGCACCTGGGCGCACGGCGCAAGAAGACGCTGACCGATACGGTGAAGGCCTGGCGTGAGTACCATCCGGAGCTGTTCGTCCTACCCCACCCCAGCCCGCGCAATATCCGCTGGTTCGTCGGCAACCCATGGTTCGAGGACGAAGTGGTGCCGGAACTGCGCGCCGCCATCGCCAAGGCGCTGGGCGGGAGCTGA
- a CDS encoding DMT family transporter has translation MSTSLATVATAPLSRQRVAALTVLAMTAFAGNSLLCRQALKHTAIDPATFTTLRLVSGALVLWLIVRLRGDSGVGRGRWRSALALFLYAAGFSFAYVSLSAATGALLLFGAVQATMIGVGLAKGERLSGRQLVGLVAALGGLAGLLLPGLAAPPLAGAVMMLLAGVAWGAYSLLGKGAGDPTRVTAGNFLRAVPLAISLSLLLMPAASWDTAGTVYALLSGALASGVGYAVWYTALRGLSATSAATVQLTVPVIAAAGGVVLLGEPLTLRLVLASVAILGGVWLVIAGKRAGSR, from the coding sequence ATGTCGACCAGTCTTGCCACCGTAGCCACCGCCCCGCTCTCGCGCCAGCGCGTCGCCGCGCTCACCGTACTGGCCATGACGGCGTTTGCCGGCAACTCGCTGCTGTGCCGCCAGGCACTGAAGCACACCGCCATCGACCCCGCCACCTTCACCACGCTGCGGCTCGTCTCTGGCGCACTGGTGCTGTGGCTAATCGTGCGCCTACGCGGCGATAGCGGCGTCGGCCGCGGCCGCTGGCGCTCGGCACTGGCCTTGTTTCTTTATGCCGCCGGCTTCTCGTTCGCCTACGTCAGCCTGTCAGCGGCCACCGGTGCCCTGCTGCTGTTCGGCGCGGTGCAGGCGACGATGATCGGGGTCGGGCTGGCCAAGGGCGAACGATTGAGCGGCCGGCAGCTCGTCGGACTGGTGGCGGCGCTGGGCGGGCTGGCGGGCCTGCTGCTGCCGGGTTTGGCGGCCCCGCCGCTGGCGGGAGCGGTGATGATGCTGCTGGCCGGCGTGGCCTGGGGCGCCTATTCGCTGCTCGGCAAGGGTGCGGGCGATCCGACCAGGGTGACGGCCGGCAACTTCCTGCGTGCGGTACCGCTGGCGATCTCGCTGAGCCTGCTGCTGATGCCGGCGGCGTCGTGGGACACCGCCGGCACCGTGTACGCGCTGCTGTCCGGCGCGCTGGCCTCGGGGGTCGGCTACGCCGTCTGGTACACCGCTCTGCGCGGGCTCTCCGCCACCAGCGCGGCCACGGTGCAGCTCACCGTGCCGGTCATCGCCGCGGCCGGCGGCGTCGTGCTGCTCGGCGAGCCGCTGACGCTGCGCCTGGTGCTGGCGTCGGTCGCCATTCTCGGCGGGGTGTGGCTGGTGATCGCTGGCAAGCGGGCGGGCAGCCGGTGA
- a CDS encoding putative quinol monooxygenase yields the protein MNHEVYWLLELAIQPGKRSEFHQLMSDMIDVTQANEPDTLNYEWSISADGTACHIYERYQDSAAVLIHLSTFGTHFADRFFALLTPTRFVIYGSPSAELKQALAGFNPTYLTAVGGFHR from the coding sequence ATGAACCACGAGGTGTACTGGCTGCTGGAGCTGGCCATCCAGCCCGGCAAGCGCAGCGAGTTCCACCAATTGATGAGCGACATGATCGACGTCACCCAGGCCAACGAGCCCGACACGCTGAACTACGAATGGAGCATCAGCGCCGACGGTACGGCCTGTCACATCTACGAGCGCTACCAGGATTCGGCGGCGGTGCTGATTCACCTGAGCACGTTCGGCACCCACTTCGCCGATCGCTTCTTCGCCTTGCTGACCCCGACCCGCTTCGTCATCTACGGCTCGCCCAGCGCCGAACTGAAACAGGCGCTGGCCGGTTTCAACCCGACCTATCTGACAGCGGTTGGCGGCTTCCACCGCTGA
- a CDS encoding 3'-5' exonuclease, producing MERVAVIDFETTGLSPGVGCRATEIAVVLLEHGRVTGRFQSLMNAGVRVPPEIERLTGISNAMLKSAPPADTVMREAAEFVGDTPLVAHNAAFDRKFWDFELARLGHTRKQDFACTLLLARRLLPAAPNHQLGTLTRWAGLPATGQAHRALADAEMAANLMGHLAQVLRAQHGVGHVSHQLLCGLQKVAAKQVPEYLRRMAQG from the coding sequence ATGGAGCGCGTTGCCGTCATCGACTTCGAGACCACCGGGCTGAGCCCCGGCGTCGGCTGCCGCGCCACCGAAATCGCGGTGGTGCTGCTGGAGCATGGCCGGGTGACAGGCCGCTTCCAGAGCCTGATGAACGCCGGGGTGCGGGTGCCGCCGGAGATCGAGCGGCTCACCGGCATCAGCAACGCCATGCTGAAGAGCGCGCCGCCGGCCGACACGGTGATGCGCGAGGCCGCCGAGTTCGTCGGCGACACGCCGCTGGTGGCGCACAACGCTGCGTTCGACCGCAAGTTCTGGGACTTTGAGCTGGCCCGGCTGGGCCACACCCGCAAGCAGGACTTCGCCTGCACCCTGCTGCTGGCGCGGCGCCTGCTACCGGCGGCGCCCAATCACCAGCTCGGCACGCTGACGCGCTGGGCCGGCTTGCCGGCCACCGGACAGGCGCACCGCGCGCTGGCCGACGCCGAAATGGCCGCCAACCTGATGGGGCACCTGGCGCAGGTGCTGCGGGCCCAGCATGGTGTGGGTCACGTGTCGCATCAGCTGCTGTGCGGGCTGCAAAAGGTGGCGGCGAAGCAGGTGCCGGAGTATCTGAGGCGGATGGCGCAGGGCTGA
- a CDS encoding EAL domain-containing protein has protein sequence MKHRAALGRRYALYIGGTCFAALSLLLVAMAAIVFSDGASLRDRLKQQLHADYIQEQQAERRQLAAYIGREFFNPLYQLDIDYINKRIRRMKAELPIEQFLVADASGKVLTDGSAANPAYGTHLGTGATAGSHRLSRFPIVSSDGQVIGYGAILWSDHPLQQALARQDGQIAATWHALIQRFLLLGGLGLPVLALIALAVGTRLSRRLSAPLLRLRDAARRVAEGDLDVQVDTNTADEMAELTRDFNHMVHRLRKTTVSRDTLRKSEARFRSLVEVSFDGIVLTDESGLVLYASPAAESMTGYRNGELTGQPIATLLAESEQTSFAAALDQVLQGRPLKGAALEVRDKQGRALSLEINAVPVRGDAGVPGIQLVLRDVSERLRQQRQLEYQANYDSLTGLSNRSHLASRLTGTLELARDNGMLAAILLLDLDRFKTINDSLGHGIGDGVLQEVARRLKGCMRDMDTVARLGGDEFVLVAANLDDSDAAGRVAERVIQVFTQPFNVGGHDLLITPSIGISLYPQDGEDAEVLLSNADAAMYRVKSQGRHGVAFYTPEMSLHAMERLELETALQQALRNEEFTLHYQPRFAQDGRRLLSAEALIRWQRPGNGLVPPAQFIPLAEETGLIVPLGAWALRTACTHCRAWQEAGWPGVSVAVNVSVRQFHNDDIVALCRQVLAETGLPPHLLELEITETLAMVNPAATIATLQELKALGLRISLDDFGTGYSSLNQLKRFPIDSLKIDRSFVKDITTDPDDATITVTIIAMAHAMGLSVIAEGVETEEQADFLRQHRCDEFQGYYFGHPLPLDTLLPQSGSAERPNDHVVPT, from the coding sequence ATGAAGCATCGCGCCGCACTTGGTCGCCGCTATGCGCTCTATATCGGCGGCACCTGTTTTGCCGCGCTGTCGCTGCTGCTGGTGGCGATGGCGGCTATCGTCTTTTCGGACGGGGCGTCTCTGCGCGACCGCCTGAAACAGCAGCTGCATGCCGATTACATCCAGGAGCAACAGGCCGAGCGCAGGCAACTGGCCGCCTATATCGGCAGGGAGTTCTTCAACCCGCTCTACCAGCTCGACATCGACTACATCAACAAGCGCATCCGGCGGATGAAGGCCGAGCTACCCATCGAGCAATTCCTGGTCGCCGATGCCAGTGGCAAGGTGCTGACCGACGGCAGCGCCGCCAACCCGGCCTACGGCACGCACCTCGGCACCGGCGCCACGGCCGGCAGCCACCGGCTCAGCCGCTTCCCCATCGTCTCGTCCGACGGACAGGTGATAGGCTACGGCGCCATCCTCTGGTCTGACCACCCACTGCAACAGGCACTGGCACGGCAGGATGGGCAGATAGCCGCCACCTGGCACGCGCTCATCCAGCGCTTTCTGCTGCTGGGCGGGCTAGGCCTGCCGGTGCTGGCGCTGATCGCACTGGCCGTCGGTACGCGGCTGTCGCGGCGACTAAGCGCACCGCTGCTGAGACTGCGCGATGCCGCAAGGCGGGTAGCCGAGGGCGACCTCGACGTTCAGGTCGATACCAATACCGCCGACGAGATGGCCGAGCTGACACGGGACTTCAACCACATGGTGCATCGCCTGCGCAAGACCACCGTCTCGCGTGATACGCTGCGCAAGTCCGAGGCCCGCTTCCGCAGCCTGGTCGAAGTCAGCTTCGACGGCATCGTGCTCACCGACGAGAGCGGGCTGGTGCTCTATGCCTCGCCGGCGGCGGAAAGCATGACCGGTTACCGGAATGGCGAACTCACCGGCCAGCCCATCGCCACGCTGCTGGCCGAGAGCGAGCAGACCTCCTTCGCCGCCGCCCTCGATCAAGTCCTGCAGGGTCGGCCGCTCAAGGGTGCGGCACTGGAAGTCCGGGACAAGCAGGGCCGCGCCCTGTCGCTCGAGATCAATGCGGTGCCGGTCAGGGGCGACGCTGGCGTGCCAGGGATCCAGCTGGTCCTGCGCGACGTCAGCGAGCGCCTGCGCCAGCAACGACAGCTGGAATACCAGGCAAACTACGACTCGCTGACCGGTCTCTCGAACCGCAGCCACCTGGCCAGCCGGCTGACCGGCACGCTGGAGCTGGCACGCGACAACGGTATGCTCGCTGCCATCCTGCTGCTCGACCTGGACCGCTTCAAGACGATCAACGACAGCTTGGGACACGGCATCGGCGATGGCGTACTTCAGGAAGTGGCCCGTCGCCTCAAGGGGTGCATGCGCGACATGGATACGGTGGCGCGCCTGGGCGGCGACGAGTTCGTGCTGGTGGCGGCCAATCTTGACGACAGCGACGCCGCCGGCCGCGTCGCCGAACGGGTGATCCAGGTGTTTACCCAACCCTTCAACGTAGGCGGCCACGACCTGCTGATCACCCCCAGCATCGGCATCAGCCTCTACCCCCAGGACGGCGAAGATGCGGAAGTACTGCTGAGCAACGCCGACGCCGCGATGTACCGCGTCAAGAGCCAGGGCCGCCACGGCGTTGCCTTCTACACGCCGGAAATGAGCCTGCACGCGATGGAGCGGCTGGAACTGGAGACGGCCCTGCAGCAGGCGCTCAGGAACGAAGAATTCACCCTGCACTACCAGCCCCGGTTCGCGCAGGACGGTCGCCGCCTTCTCAGCGCCGAGGCCCTGATACGCTGGCAGCGGCCGGGAAATGGCCTGGTGCCGCCGGCTCAGTTCATCCCACTGGCCGAAGAAACCGGCCTGATCGTTCCTCTCGGCGCCTGGGCGTTGCGCACCGCCTGCACCCATTGCCGGGCCTGGCAGGAGGCTGGCTGGCCAGGAGTCAGCGTTGCGGTCAACGTCTCCGTCCGGCAGTTCCACAACGACGACATTGTGGCCCTGTGCCGTCAGGTGCTGGCCGAAACCGGCCTGCCGCCCCACCTGCTGGAACTGGAGATCACCGAAACCCTGGCCATGGTCAACCCGGCGGCCACCATCGCCACGCTGCAGGAGCTGAAGGCGCTGGGGCTGCGGATCTCGCTGGACGACTTTGGCACCGGTTATTCCTCGCTGAACCAGCTCAAACGCTTTCCCATCGATAGCCTGAAAATCGATCGCTCCTTCGTCAAGGACATCACCACCGACCCCGACGATGCCACCATCACCGTCACCATCATCGCCATGGCCCACGCCATGGGACTGTCGGTCATTGCCGAAGGGGTGGAAACGGAAGAGCAGGCCGATTTCCTGCGCCAGCACCGCTGCGACGAGTTCCAGGGCTACTACTTCGGCCACCCCTTGCCGCTGGACACTCTGCTACCCCAGTCCGGATCAGCTGAGCGGCCCAACGATCACGTCGTTCCGACTTGA
- a CDS encoding phosphate/phosphite/phosphonate ABC transporter substrate-binding protein encodes MTLTKTLQGLLLALALITSGGRALANGPTLRVGIVSDNPQGAIAKMTPLTKQLAGQLSSLGINEGQTVVAQDPAAMARKLKAGEVDLVLGSAYTIIKLNELAGAEPSSLLFWRKGVRTYHTLFFVRRDSAIQSLNDLKGKAIAFEDPYSTSAFVMPRAELALQGLTAVPKAQAGANSVGYVFAEQELNQAFLVAEKRTDAGAFNNNDWDKLPAKLQAELRVIHRTRPILRWLACFAPRTPARLRQAVESALLGMEGQPDGLKALEADHIKRVERMTPADRESLDYVRRIVATSGR; translated from the coding sequence ATGACCCTGACAAAAACCTTGCAAGGACTGCTGCTGGCGCTGGCACTCATCACCAGCGGCGGTCGTGCCCTGGCCAATGGCCCGACACTGCGCGTTGGCATCGTCAGCGACAACCCGCAGGGCGCCATCGCCAAAATGACGCCGCTGACCAAACAATTGGCGGGCCAGCTCTCGTCGCTGGGCATCAACGAGGGGCAAACCGTGGTGGCCCAGGACCCTGCGGCCATGGCCCGGAAGCTCAAGGCCGGCGAGGTGGACCTGGTGCTGGGCAGCGCCTACACGATCATCAAGCTGAATGAGCTGGCGGGGGCGGAACCGTCCTCGCTGCTGTTCTGGCGCAAGGGGGTGCGTACCTACCACACGCTGTTCTTCGTGCGTCGCGATAGCGCCATCCAGTCGCTAAACGACCTGAAAGGCAAAGCCATCGCCTTCGAAGACCCCTACTCCACTTCGGCCTTCGTCATGCCGCGGGCCGAACTGGCCTTGCAGGGGCTGACCGCCGTCCCCAAGGCCCAGGCCGGTGCCAACAGCGTCGGCTACGTCTTTGCCGAGCAAGAACTCAACCAGGCGTTCCTGGTTGCCGAGAAGCGCACCGATGCCGGCGCCTTCAACAACAACGACTGGGACAAGCTGCCTGCCAAGCTACAGGCCGAACTGCGCGTCATCCACCGCACCCGGCCGATACTGCGCTGGCTGGCGTGCTTCGCTCCCCGCACCCCTGCTCGGCTGCGGCAGGCGGTGGAATCGGCACTGCTGGGGATGGAAGGACAACCCGATGGCTTGAAGGCACTGGAGGCAGACCACATCAAGCGCGTCGAGCGGATGACGCCCGCCGACCGCGAATCGCTTGATTACGTCAGACGCATCGTGGCGACTTCTGGACGATGA
- the def gene encoding peptide deformylase, translating into MKRDFLPQDHPMLRQHAAPVTAFDTPELHDLVQDMFDTQFAGNGVGLAAPQIGVPLRVIVFAYAGGERAPGAPEIPPTVLINPEITPESGQLEEDWEGCFSVPGRREQVPRWHAIRYRAQDLQGSPVEGRAEGFHARIIQHEVDHLNGTLFIDRLPPGAADTPPTTPGPAE; encoded by the coding sequence ATGAAACGCGACTTCCTCCCGCAAGACCACCCGATGCTGCGCCAGCATGCGGCACCGGTGACCGCGTTCGACACGCCGGAACTGCATGACCTGGTGCAGGACATGTTCGACACCCAGTTCGCCGGCAACGGGGTGGGGCTGGCGGCACCGCAGATCGGCGTGCCGCTGCGCGTCATCGTGTTCGCCTACGCCGGTGGCGAACGCGCACCCGGCGCGCCGGAGATTCCGCCGACGGTGCTGATCAACCCGGAAATCACCCCCGAATCCGGACAGCTGGAGGAGGACTGGGAGGGCTGCTTCAGCGTCCCGGGGCGCCGCGAGCAGGTACCGCGCTGGCATGCCATCCGATACCGCGCCCAGGATCTCCAGGGCAGCCCGGTCGAGGGCCGGGCCGAAGGTTTCCACGCCCGCATCATCCAGCACGAGGTCGACCACCTGAACGGCACGCTCTTCATCGACCGCCTGCCACCCGGCGCCGCCGACACGCCACCCACCACACCGGGACCGGCCGAATAA